In the Deltaproteobacteria bacterium genome, one interval contains:
- a CDS encoding phosphotransferase: MGIDLTRLPQSAEALSAAWLTDALRSSGAIGSATHVARCDAKPLGAGGGLIGVVARVALEYAGEAASVPRTLIAKFPSPIASNRAVADTYDMYGREVRFYSELAAATPLPHPRCFFAGRAPTSSDFVLLLEDIGDRRIGDQVAGSDLAEAEIVVDAMAAFHAWSFGRTGDARFAWITSHGNDAQIAGMEAGFAFGWPRFENELAALIPARVKQWGHRVGPSTRGILTRLCSGPQVIGHADFRLENMFFAAKPAQPPFAIVDWQSITKTSPGQDLAYYFTQSLQLEVRRAHERELLRRYLDGMRAAGVRDYAWDQLWHDYRLGALYLLAYAVTIATTLDLANERGAAIARALSQRACA; this comes from the coding sequence ATGGGCATCGACCTGACTCGCCTTCCGCAGAGCGCCGAAGCGCTCTCGGCTGCCTGGCTCACCGACGCGCTGCGCAGCAGCGGCGCGATCGGCTCGGCGACGCACGTCGCGCGCTGTGACGCGAAGCCGCTCGGCGCGGGCGGCGGCCTGATCGGCGTCGTCGCGAGAGTCGCGCTCGAGTACGCGGGAGAGGCCGCGAGCGTGCCGCGCACGCTGATCGCGAAGTTCCCGTCGCCCATCGCCTCGAACCGCGCAGTCGCCGACACCTACGACATGTACGGCCGCGAGGTCCGCTTCTACAGCGAGCTCGCCGCCGCGACCCCGTTGCCGCATCCGCGCTGCTTCTTCGCCGGCCGCGCTCCGACGAGCTCGGACTTCGTGTTGTTGCTGGAGGACATCGGCGATCGGCGCATCGGCGACCAGGTCGCGGGCAGCGATCTCGCGGAGGCCGAGATCGTGGTCGACGCGATGGCCGCGTTTCACGCGTGGAGCTTCGGGCGCACCGGCGACGCGCGTTTCGCGTGGATCACGAGCCACGGGAACGACGCGCAGATCGCGGGGATGGAGGCCGGCTTCGCGTTCGGCTGGCCGCGCTTCGAGAACGAGCTCGCGGCGCTGATCCCGGCGCGCGTGAAGCAGTGGGGCCACCGCGTCGGGCCGAGCACGCGCGGGATCCTGACGCGCCTGTGCAGCGGGCCGCAGGTGATCGGCCACGCCGACTTCCGCCTCGAGAACATGTTCTTCGCTGCGAAGCCCGCGCAACCGCCCTTCGCGATCGTCGATTGGCAGTCGATCACGAAGACCTCGCCGGGCCAAGATCTCGCTTACTACTTCACGCAGAGTCTTCAGCTCGAGGTGCGCCGCGCCCACGAGCGCGAGTTGTTACGGCGCTACCTCGATGGCATGCGCGCCGCGGGCGTGCGCGACTATGCCTGGGATCAGCTCTGGCACGACTACCGCCTCGGCGCGCTCTACCTGCTCGCCTACGCCGTCACGATCGCGACCACCCTCGACCTCGCGAACGAGCGCGGCGCCGCCATCGCGCGCGCCCTCTCGCAGCGCGCCTGCGC